The segment TCGAAACCCGCGCCAGCACACGAGAGGCGGACGCCCTGCGCGACTGGCCACCGCTGGGTCAGTTCGTCGACGTGGGGGGCGGACGGCAAGTCCACGCTTTTGTGACCGGTCAGGGCCCCGATCTGGTGCTGATCCACGGAGCTTCGGGCAATCTGCGCGACTTTACCTTTGATTTTGTCGACCGGGTTCGCAACAACTACCGTGTCATCGTGTTTGATCGCCCCGGACTGGGATATACCGACCGTGTCGGCGACAGTTTTGGCGGCGCGTTCAATACCTCTGCCGAAAGTCCGGAACAACAGGCCGCCATGCTCTGGAGCGCTGCCGACCGGCTGAGCGTCACAAACCCTATCGTGCTGGGCCATTCCTATGGCGGGTCTGTCGCCATGGCCTGGGGGCTGAATCATCCGGCTTCGGCCCTGGTGATTGTGTCAGGGGCGACGATGCCGTGGCCCGGCAAACTTGGCCCGTCATATACCGTGCTGGGATCGGGCCTTGGCGGCGCGGTTGTTCCACCGTTCGTGACGGCATTCGCCTCGCAAGAGACGATCAACGACGCCGTTCGCAGCGTCTTTGCCCCCAACGCCGCGCCCGATGGCTATGCCCAATATGTCGGCCCCGGCCTGACCCTGCGCCGCGAGTCGCTGCGCGCCAATGCCCGGCAGGTCAATTCGCTGCGCCCGCATCTGGTGCAGATGTCGGCGCGGTATCCGTCGCTGGACCTGCCAATCGAACTGATCCACGGTGACGCCGACACCACTGTCCCGATCGACGTGCATGCACGCCCGCTGGACGCGCTGCTGCCCAATTCCGCGCTGAACGTGTTGCCGGGCGTCGGCCACATGCCGCATCATGTGCAACCACAAACCGTGGTGGATGCCATCAACCGCGCCGCGCATCGGGCGGGTTTGCGCCAGGAGTTATAAACAGCAAAAACGGCTCCACCACCTGGGAACACGGTGAGGGGCATGTGCCCGTCTGGGCGTAGCGGGAACCGCCCCGCGCGTTGGGTACCAGCCTTTGACAAGAGCGCGCCGAAGCGCCTGCGCCCCGTCCGACATGACCCCGCCAATCGACCGACAGCGATTGCGTTAAGCCAGTTAACATCCCATATTACTGGCCAAGAGCAGAACAAAAGAGGCCCTGTCCCGTGACCCTTCCTTTTGACGGCGCCATCAGCGCCTATTACAAAAACGATGCCCCAAAGGATGTGCGCGACGCAATCGAGCGCGCCGACAAGGACGATATTCTGTCCAACGCCTATCCTTATTCTGAAGAAGTCTCAAAAAAGACGTATGAAAAGGAAATGAAGGCGCTGCAGATCGAACTGGTCAAAATGCAGTCCTGGGTGCGCGACACCGGTGCGCGCATCGCCATCGTGTTTGAGGGGCGCGACGCTGCCGGCAAAGGCGGCACGATCAAGCGTTTTCGCGAAAACCTGAATCCGCGCGGGGCGCGCAATGTAGCGCTGGCCAAACCGTCCGACACCGAGATGACGCAATGGTATTTCCAGCGCTACATCACGCATCTGCCGGCTGCTGGCGAAATCGTATTCTTTGACCGCTCGTGGTACAATCGCGGCGTGGTCGAACACGTCTTTGGGTTCTGCACCGATGAACAGCGCGAACACTTCTTTGCTCAGGTCAACGACTTTGAAAAGATGCTGGTGCAGGACGGGATTCATCTGTTCAAGCTCTGGCTCAACGTCGGGCGCGCGGAACAGTTGCGCCGCTTTCTGGACCGCGAAAAGGATCCGCTGAAACACTGGAAACTGTCGTCGATTGATGTCGAAGGACTGGCCAAATGGGACGCCTACTCTACCGCGATCCATGAAACGCTGACCCGGTCGCATACCAAAAAGACACCCTGGACTATTGTGCGCTCGGACGACAAACGCCGCGCGCGTTTGGCGGCAATCCGCAGCGTTCTGGGGTCGCTGGACTACGACAAAAAAGACGCAAAGGCGCTGGGTGAGCCAGATAAAAAGATCTGCGGTGGTCCCGACCTCTGGGATGTCTAAACGCGGATATCATCACGGCAATCTGGCGCAGGCACTGGTTGCGGCAGCCCTGATCCTGATCGAGGAAAAGGGGCCGACCGGATTTACCCTGTCCGAAGCCGCAAAACAGGCCGGTGTGACCCCGGCGGCGGTCTACCGTCATTTTGCTGGGCGCGAGGACCTGATCGCCGAGGCGGCACGTCAGGGCTACGATATTTTTGCCGATGTGATGCAATATGCCTATGACAGTGGCCAGCCCTCGGCGCTCGCCGCATTCGAGGCGACGGGCCGGGCCTATCTGGCCTTTGCCCGGCGCTATCCCGGTCATTACATTGCGATGTTCGAAAGCGGCGTTTCGGTTAATCATTCACCGGAACTGGCGACGGCGTCATCGCGGGCCCGCGCAGTTCTGGAACTTGCCGCGACGGATCTGTCGCAACACATTCCCCCGGACAAGCGGCCCCCCGCTTCGATGTTCTCGGCGCATATCTGGGCGCTCAGCCACGGCGTGGTCGAACTGTTTGCCCGCAATGCTCCGGGCAGCCGCAGCCCCTTCCCGCCCGAAGATCTGCTTGAGACCGGCATCGGCATCTATTTACGCGGACTCGGACTGATCCGACCGGATTCATAAGCCGCGCCTAATTTGGGTCCAAGCGGCACCATACCGCCCGACCTCACCATCATCAGGCCGCCGTTACAGGGCCTCGATATCTCCGGCGGCGCGCATCGCGTGAAATTCGCCCTCAAATTCCGCAAACCGCCCGGCACTGATTGACTCGCGAATTCCCTGCATAAGATCTTGATAGTAATGCAGATTATGCCATGTGAGCAGCATCCCGGAAATCATCTCTTGCGCCCGGAACACATGATGCAGATAGGCGCGGGAATAATTCCGGCAGGCCGGACAGGTGCAATCTTCGTCCAGTGGACGCGGGTCATCCTGATGGCGGGCATTCTTGATGTTGAGCTGCCCGCGCCGGGTCCAGGCCTGTCCTGTGCGGCCCGAGCGTGAGGGCAAAACGCAGTCCATCATGTCAATGCCGCGCTTGACCGCGCCCAGAATATCGTCCGGCTTGCCGACCCCCATGAGATAGCGCGGCTTGTCGTCGGGTAGCATATCGACGGCAAAATCCAGCGTCTGGAACATCATCTCCTGCCCCTCGCCCACGGCCAACCCGCCAACCGCATAGCCGTCAAAGCCGATGCGTTTCAGCGCCTCGGCGCTTTCCTGGCGCTGATCGGGGAACACGCTGCCCTGCTGGATTCCAAACAGCATATGCCCCGAACGATCGCCAAAGGCGTCGCGCGACCGCTGCGCCCAACGCATCGACAGCCGCATGCTGTCCAGCGCCTGCGCCTCGGTGCAGGGATAGGGTGTGCATTCGTCAAACGCCATCACGATGTCCGACCCCAAAAGGCGCTGGATCTCCATCGAGCGTTCTGGCGTGATCTCGTGTTTCGAGCCGTCGATATGGCTTTTGAAGGTTACGCCGCGTTCGGTCAATTTGCGCAGATCCGCCAGCGACATCACCTGAAAGCCACCAGAATCCGTCAGGATCGGGCGATCCCAGTTCATGAATTTGTGCAGGCCGCCCAAGGCGTGAATGCGTTCAGCCGTGGGTCGCAACATCAGATGATACGTATTGCCCAGCAGGATATCTGCCCCGGTGGCGCGGACGCTCTCCGGCATCATCGCCTTAACCGTCGCGGCAGTGCCGACGGGCATGAAGGCAGGTGTGCGGATCTCACCACGGGGGGTTGAGATTGCGCCGGTGCGGGCACGGCCATCGCGGGCCGAGACGGTGAATGAGGTGCTCATGGCGGGATGCTTTAGGCTGCGAAACGGCGTCGCACAAGGGCGCGGCGCAACACTCGGTCAATCCACCCGCCTCTCCCAAGGGCAATCAGCACTTTGCTGGTTTTGCGATTTCAGTCGGGGGGACATCACGCTGATCCCGTTCAGGGACCGATACTAATTGACATTGCATTGACCGGAAAACCCACGTCCACTACGCCAGTATCAGCCAAAGGAGACGCCCGTGCCCCCAGAACTCCAGCTTTTGATCGACGAATTTTTTTCCGGCAACCTGATTTTTATACTGCTTGCCCTGCTGGTCGTCATTGTCATCCTGCGTGCGGTGCGCATCGTGCCACAATCGGAACAATATGTCGTCGAACGATTTGGCAGGCTGCACGCGGTGCTTGGGCCGGGGATCAACCTGATCGTCCCGTTTCTGGACCGGGTTGCGCATAAAATCTCGATCTTGGAACGGCAGTTGCCGACCATCACGCAGGATGCCATCACGCTTGATAACGTTCTGGTGCAGGTCGACACATCGGTATTCTATCGCATCATCGAGCCGGAAAAAACCGTCTACCGCATTCGCGACGTCGATGCCGCCATCTCAACCACGGTGGCGGGGATTGTGCGCTCAGAAATCGGCAAGATGGAGCTGGATCAGGTCCAATCGAACCGCGGCACCCTGACGGCAACGATCAAGGAACAGATCTTTGCCGTGGTCGACGACTGGGGGATCGAGGTGACGCGCGCCGAACTGCTGGACGTCAATCTGGATCAGGCCACCCGATCGGCAATGCTGCAACAGTTGAACGCCGAACGCGCACGCCGCGCCCAGGTGACAGAGGCCGAGGGCAAGAAACGAGCCGTCGAACTGGGTGCCGACGCCGATCTCTATGCTTCGGAACAGGCGGCCAAGGCGCGGCGGGTGCTGGCCGACGCCGACGCTTATGCCACGGGTGTCATCGCGCAGGCGATCGCCGCCGGAGGACTCGAGGCGGCGCAATATCAAGTGGCCCTCAAACAGGTCGATGCGCTGAATGCGCTGGGGGCCGGCGAAGGTAAGCAAACCATCGTGCTGCCCGCCAACGCGCTTGAGGCCTTTGGCGATGCGTTCAAGATGCTCAAGGGCAAACTGCCATGATCTGGGCCATCTGGTGGGTCTGGCTGGCGGGTGCGCTGGCTCTGGCAATCCTCGAATTGCTGGCACCGGGGTTCATTTTCCTTGGTTTTGCCATCGGTGCTGCGGCCGTCGCGCTTTTGCTGCTGATCCCGTTCACGACGTCGCCCGCTGTCCTGCTGGCCGTGTTCGCGCTGCTGTCACTGGCGGCATGGGCGCTGCTGAGGCGGCTGTTTCGCGCCCCCAAAGGTCAGGTGCGCTTTGTGCGCCACGACATTAACGACTGAACCGCCGCATCACTGAGATATGGCGAAACGCAGCGTCGGCGCTCACCTTTCTGTCATACACCTGTGCCAAGGCTGGCTTGCGGCGCTCTGGTCCTGTTGATAGGGCTTGGCGTTCATTTGGCCAAAGGACGCGACATGCACGACGATCTGCCCGAGACACCCGACCTCATCCGATTCGGATGGGAGGAATGGGTGGCATTGCCGGATCTCGGCCTTCCGTCCCTGCGCGCCAAGGTCGATACCGGGGCGCGCACTTCCGCGCTGCACGCCTTTGACATCGAAACCTTTGGTCCCGCCGCCGCCCCCAGGGTGCGGTTTACCATCCACCCGATCCCCGGCCGCGACGATCTGATCATTCCCTGTTCGGCCCCCATCGTTGACCGCCGCACCGTCACATCGTCAAATGGAGAGAGCGAGAGCCGCTATGTCATCGCCTCGACCCTTCGGGTCGGTGGCAATAGCTGGCGGATTGAGCTGACGCTGACCAACCGCGACCGGATGAACAGCCGGATGCTGCTGGGGCGTGAGGCGCTCAAGGATCATATCACCATCGTTGCCACTGACCGGTTCTGTCAGCCGGAACTTAGCTATGATGTCTATTCCAGCCAGACCGTGCGCACCTCAGCCCCGAAACGCGCGCTGCGGGTCGCAGTGTTGAGCCGCGAGGACAATTACTCGACCCGGCGACTGGTGCAAGAGGGCGAATCGCGTGGTCATACGGTCGAGGTGATCGACACAACCCGCTGCTACATGGCCATCAACGCCATGGCCCCAGAGGTGCATTATGACGGTGCCCGCCTTCCCCGCTATGATGTGGTGATCCCGCGTATCGGCACCTCTGTCACCGCCTATGGCACCGCCGTCATCCGCCAGTTCGAAACCATCGGCACCTTTTGCGTCAACGGGTCCGAGGGCATCACCGCGTCACGCGACAAACTGCACGCGCATCAGTTGATGGCCCAGCATAAGATCGGCATGCCTAACACCGCCTTTGCCTCGTCCCCCAAGGACACAGACAGCCTGATGCGGCTGGTTGGCACCGCGCCGCTGATCGTCAAGCTGCTGGAATCAACCCAAGGCAAAGGCGTCGTTCTGGCAGAGACAAAGAAGGCCGCACAATCGGTGATCGACGCCTTTCGCGGGCTGCGCGCCAATTTTCTGGTGCAGGATTTCGTCAAGGAATCAGCGGGCGAAGATATCCGATGCCTTGTCGTCGGCACCAAGGTCGTCGCCGCGATGAAACGCACCGGAGCCGATGGCGATTTCCGCTCGAACCTGCATCAGGGCGGCACCGCGCAGGTGGTCCGCATCACCAAGGAAGAACGCGAAACCGCGGTGCGCGCGGCCCGAGCGTTCAAACTTAACCTTGCAGGCGTCGATCTGCTGCGTTCGGACACCGGGCCAAAGGTGCTTGAGGTCAACTCGAGCCCCGGGCTCGAAGGGATTGAAAACGCAACCAAAAAGAATATCGCTGGTTTGCTCTATGACCACGTCGAAGAACGCGTGCGCCCCGCCCCCGTGCGGCGACGCAAAGTGCTGGGCTAACGGCTGTGGCCCCAGCCAGTCAGCTCCGGGGCTAAACGGGGCCAGCTTTGCCCATACGCACTACAGAGTCCAGGCAGGCACCCTTTACGCGGCGATTGGCATTCCCTATATCTTTGCTCAGGTAAGCGAAAAGGACAAACCCCATGCAAGACGCCAGTCCCCAGCTTGAAGGTGCTCCACTGATTGCGCCCTCCAGCACGGATCATCCGCTCTACGAGCAGGTGGTCGAGGCGTGTCGTGGCGTCTATGACCCGGAAATTCCGGTAAATATTTATGACCTTGGTCTGATCTATACCATTGATATATCGCCGGAAAACGCGGTGGCGGTAACGATGTCTCTGACCGCGCCGGGCTGCCCGGTGGCAGGCGAGATGCCCGGCTGGGTGGCGGAAGCCATCGAACCGCTGGCCGGGATCAAGCAGGTCGATGTCGAACTGACGTTCGAACCGCCCTGGGGCATGGAGATGATGTCAGACGAGGCGCGACTCGAACTCGGTTTCATGTAGGTCACACGGTGGCTTGGGGTCCGCCCCCTTGTGCCAACCGGGCCAGGTGCCTAGATTGATCGTAACAACAGGAGATCCCGCATGTTCGGCATTCCCGGCAAGCCCCCAGTCAGCATGACCGCCCGCGCTGTGACCCAGATCACCAAGCTGATGGAGCGTGACAACCGCGCGGGCCTGCGTATCGGCGTCAAAAAGGGCGGCTGCGCAGGCATGGAATACACCATGGAATATGTCGATACCGCCGACACCAACGACGAGGTGATCGACCAGGATGGCGCGCGGGTGATGATAGCCCCCATGGCGCAGATGTTCCTGTTCGGCACCGAGATTGATTACGAGACATCGTTGCTGGAATCCGGCTTTCGATTCATCAATCCCAACGTGGTTGATGCCTGCGGTTGCGGCGAGTCGATCAAGTTCAAGGACTTGGCCGAACTTGAGTCTCCGGGCAACGGCTGAGTCCGTCCGGCCGCCCCGACCTTCTCTCCTTGGTGCAATCACGCTACACAACTTGACCTTTGGTGCGTTGCCGTGATGATGCGCAACTGTGATTCATAGGAGACGACATGCGACGCAAACTGGCCGCCGGAAATTGGAAAATGAACGGAACTCAGACAGCTCTGGCTGAACTGAGCGCCCTTGATGGCACCAGCAGCCCGACCGTCGAGGTGCTGATCTGCCCGCCCGCAACGTTGCTCCATGCTGCTAAGGGTGTCGCTGGTGACGTCGCCATCGGAGCGCAGGATTGCCATGCTGCAGCCAGCGGTGCCCATACCGGGGATCTGTCAGCGCCGATGCTTGCCGACGCAGGCGCAACCTATGTCATCACCGGCCATTCCGAACGCCGCGCTGACCACGGCGAAAGCGACGCGATCGTCGCCGCCAAAAGCCAAGCTGTCTGGGATGCAGGCCTGACCGCGATTGTCTGCATCGGCGAAAGCCTGGAACAGCGCGACAGCGGCAAGACGCTTACCGTGATCGGCACGCAGCTTGCCAATTCCGTGCCTGATGGCGCGACCGGTGCAAATCTGGTAGTCGCCTACGAGCCGATCTGGGCCATTGGCACCGGCAAGGTGCCCACCATTCATCAAATCGGCGAAGTACACCAATTCCTGCGCGCAGAACTTGTCAGCCGGTTTGGAAACGACATCGCTGGTGCCATCCGCCTGCTCTATGGCGGCAGCGTGAAGCCCGCAAACGCGGCCGAGATCTTTGCCGTCAAAGACGTCGACGGCGCACTGGTCGGTGGCGCAAGCCTCAAAGCCAGCGACTTTGGCCCCATCATTGCGGCCCTGACCAAAGCCTAAACTCAACTCCCAACATCGCGATTCATCTGCGGGTCAAGGATCGCCGCAGGCGACCGCGTGCAAACGCGGCCCATCCTTGAGACGCAGACGACCCGTCAGATCATGGAAGCGGCGCGTTCAGATGCGGACCTGCCGCTGAACCGTCTGCCTAAACAGTTCGGCTTGAACAACTGCCATGTAGCTGAATCACCAAGATAAATCGGATATTTTTCCGGCTTCAAACTGCAGGAATCCGTAGAATCCAATTGAAAAGGCTGCAGTTTGGATCCTGCCATGAAGCACCGCTCGCGTCCTGAGGAACAGGATGATCTCCTCCGCCCCCGATTGGTCGACATGATCGACATGCGCCACGAGCTTGTAAAGCTGGCAGACTTGATCGACTGGGAGGTCTTCGAACGGGAGTGGGCTGGTTTCTTCCCGTCGGCGACAGGGCGGCCTGCGACGCCGCCACGGTTGGTGGCGCCTCATGTATCTGCAGCATGCCTATCGGCTCTCGGACGAGGCCGTGATCGCCCGCTGGGTGGACTCCCCGTATGTCCAGCATTTCACAGGGGAGACGTTCTTCCAGCATCAGCCGCCGATTCATCCGTCCTCGCTCAGCCGCTGGCGTGATCGCATCGGCGAAGAGGGCGCGGAGTGGCTGCTGACCAAGACGATTCAAGCGGGCCGGTCTGTCGGTATCATCGACGACGACAGCCTGGCGCGCGTCTCCGTCGACACCACCGTGATGGAAAAGAATATCGCGTATCCAACCCCCTCCCGGCAGCATCCTGCGGATGCGCCTGCCGGGCAATGGACGCCCGGCTCTACGAGAAGGCGCGGGTGAAGTTGGTCGCGCTGGCAAAGGACCTCGCCGCCCGGACCTCGCCGTCGTGGACCGCGGCTACCGTGGACACGGTGTCGGAACAACCCATGTGTTGATCTCCGGAATGCGTCGCGGGCTGACGGATGGGCTGAAAGCGCAGCTCCGAAGGCGCAGTGCGATCGAGCCGGAGATCGGCCACATGAAGACCGATGGCCGCCTCGCGCGCTGCCCTCTCAAAGGGACCAAGGGCGATGCGCTCTTCGCTGTCCTGTGCGGCTGCGGGCACAACATCCGCAAGATCCTGGCCCGCCTGAGGGCCCGTTTGGTCCTGTTGTTCGAGGGCCTGTCACGGGCGCAGCGCGCGATCAACGCCTTCACCGTCCGATCAATAGCACTGCAAATCGCCGCGTAGGTGTTGTTCAACGTCGACTAAATAAAGGCCCCCAAGAAAGCCTCTTTTTCATAACCGCGCATTTCGTCGAATTTTGAAATTCGACGAAATTACGGCTTCTGACAAACACCTCTCTCCACCCCTCGAATCTTCAGCTACAGCCGGACGTTCCGCCGCAAGTGTTGCACTTCATGCAGGTCCCGTTGCGCACCAGCGTGTAGTTGCCACATTCGCCGCAGGCTTCGCCCTCGTAACCCTGCATCTTGGCTTTGGTGACAGCGTTGATCGCCAGACCGCTGGTCGCGGCTGTCGTCGTTGTGCTGGTGGCATAGCTGACCGACGTGCCGCCCGAGGCAACCGCCTTTTCCGCCACCAGTGACGTCACCTGCGTGGCCGCGCCAAACCCACTTTGGCCGCCCTGCAACACCATCAGATCTTGCGGCAGACGTTTGCGCAGATACCCGGTTGAGCTGATCTGTTTCAGCACCTCAAGGCTGCGCGACGCTGCTGATTCCGAGATTTCCTTGACGTTGGACACGCCTTCTTCCACGCCCCGGCCGATATCGTCAAAGGTGGCGCCCTGCGGTTTGACATGCGCCAGATCGGTGCGGTCAAGGTAGGACACCGCCAGTTCGCGGAAGATATAGTCAAGGATCGAGGTCGCGTTCTTGATACTGTCGTTGCCCTGCACCATGCCGGCAGGTTCGAATTTGGTAAAGGTGAAGGCATCGACGAACTCTTCCAGCGGCACGCCGTACTGAAGACCAACCGACACCGCGATGGCAAAGTTGTTCATCATGGCGCGGAAGCCCGCCCCTTCCTTGTGCATGTCGATAAAGATTTCGCCCAGGTTGCCGTCCTTGTATTCGCCGGTACGCAGATACACCTTGTGACCGCCAACAATGGCCTTTTGGGTATAGCCCTTGCGCCGCTCGGGCATCTTTTCGCGGCCACGGGCGACCTCTTTGACGATGATCTTTTCGACGACTTTCTGCGCCAGCACAGCGGCCTTTTCATGCATCGAGCCGCTTTCCAGCACCTCCATTGCTTCGTCGTCATCTTCGACCAGCGCCGACGCCAGCGGTTGGCTCAGTTTCGATCCGTCGCGATAGAGCGCGTTTGCCTTGACCCCCAGGGACCACGACAGCTCGTATGCGGCCTGGCAGTCGGTGATGGTGGCGTCGTTGGGCATGTTGATCGTCTTGCTGATCGCGCCCGAGATGAACGACTGCGCAGCGGCCATCATGTAGATATGGCTTTTAACACCTAGATACCGCGTGCCTTTTTTGCCGCAAGGGTTGGCGCAGTCAAAGATCGCGTAGTGTTCTGTCTTGAGAAATGGCGCCCCTTCGAGGGTCATGGTGCCGCAGACGTGATCATTAGCCAGTTCGATGTCGCGCTTGGAATAGCCAAGGTGGCGCAGCAGATCAAAAGTCGGGTCCGACAGCTTGGCCACCGGGATACCCAGCACCTCGCGGCAAAAGGTTTCGCCCAGCGTCCACTGGTTGAACACAAAGCGGATGTCGAATGCCGACGCCAGCGCGCTCTCGACTTTTTCGATCTGCGCCGGGCCAAAGCCGTGGCCGATCAACGAGGTATGATTGATCCCCGGCGCGTTGCCGATCGTGCCATGACCGACAGCATAGGCGACGATCTCTTCGATCTGACTGCTGGAATATCCCAGTTTGTCCAGTGCCGCAGGAACCGAGTGGTTGATAATCTTGAAATACCCACCGCCGGCGAGCTTTTTGAACTTCACCAGGGCAAAGTCAGGTTCGATCCCGGTGGTGTCGCAATCCATCACCAGACCGATGGTGCCAGTCGGAGCGATCACGGACACCTGCGCATTGCGATAGCCGTTGGCTTCGCCCAGACGCAGCGCCTCGTCCCAGCTGCTTTTGGCCAGACCAATCAGGGTGGCATCGGGGCAGTTAGCATGGTCCAGCGGCACCGGTTTGACGTCCAGCGCTTCGTAGCCATCCGTCGCGCCATGGGCTGCCTTACGGTGGTTGCGGATCACCCGCAGCATATGCGCCTTGTTGCGCTCATACCCCGAGAACGCGCCCAGTTCACCGGCGATCTCGGCCGATGTGGCGTAGGATACGCCGGTCATGACCGCGCTCAGCGCACCACAAAGCGCCCTGCCCTCGTCGCTGTCATAAGAATATCCCATGTTCATCAGCAGACCGCCAATATTTGCATAGCCCAGGCCCAGGGTGCGGAAATCATAGGATCTTTGTGCAATTTCCTGGCTGGGAAATTGCGCCATCGTTACGCTGATTTCCAGTGTCAGGGTCCATAAACGGGTGGCGTGGATGTAATCCTCGGACTGGAACGCGCCGTCCTTGAGGAAGGTCAGCAGGTTCATCGACGCAAGGTTGCAGGCTGTATCGTCGAGGAACATATATTCCGAGCACGGGTTCGACCCACGGATCGCGCCGTCTTCGGGGCATGTGTGCCAGGCGTTGACAGTATCGTGAAACTGGATGCCCGGATCGGCACAGGCCCAGGCCGCGTGGCCGACATCTTCCCACAGGTCGCGGGCTTTGATGGTTTTGGCGACCGACCCGTCGGTACGGCGGATCAGTTCCCAATCGGCATCGTCCTTGACCGCCTTGAGAAAGGCGTCGGTGACCCGGATCGAGTTGTTGGAATTCTGGCCCGACACGCTGGCATACGCCTCGGAATCCCAGTCGGTATCATAGGTTGGAAATTCGATCGAACCGTAGCCCTGCTTGGCGTAATCCAGCACACGCTTGACGTAAGTTTCGGGGATCGCGACCTTTTTGGCCTGACGAATTGCGGCCTTGAGCGTTTCGTTTTTCTTGGGATCGTAGGCGTCAGCCTCGGCTCCGTCCCATTCCCGGATCGCGGCAAAGATCAGGTTCAGTTTCTGTTCGTGCATCTTGGAGCCGGCCACGATGCTTGCGACCTTCTGCTCTTCCTTGACCTTCCAGTTGATGAATTCCTCAATATCCGGGTGGTCGGCGTCGATGATCACCATCTTGGCGGCGCGGCGCGTGGTGCCGCCCGACTTGATCGCACCCGCCGCGCGGTCACCGATCTTGAGAAAGCCCATCAGGCCCGACGATTTGCCACCGCCCGACAGCGGTTCGTTCGCCGCGCGCAGGCTGCTGAAATTGGTGCCGGTGCCGGAACCATACTTGAACAAACGCGCCTCGCGAACCCACAGATCCATGATGCCACCTTCGCCGACCAGATCATCCTTGACCGACTGGATAAAGCACGCATGGGGCTGCGGATGCTCGTAAGCGGATTTGGATTTGGTCAGTTTTCCGGTTTTGTAGTCAACGTAATAGTGGCCCTGTCCGGGGCCGTCGATGCCATAGGCCCAATGCAGGCCAGTGTTGAACCACTGCGGGCTGTTGGGCGCGGCGCGCTGACTGGCCAGCATATTGCGCATCTCGTCGTAATAGGCGCGCGCATCCGATTCGGTGGTGAAATAGCCACCTTTCCAGCCCCAATAGGTCCATGCGCCGGCCAGACGGTCAAAAACCTGCTTGGACGATGTTTCGCCAACTTTTTCAGTCTTGTCCGACGCCGGAACCGACCGCCACAGAAATTCGGGAACACCCTTTTCGGCGACTTTCTTCAGCTCAACGGGCACACCGGCCTTGCGGAAATATTTCTGGGCGATGACATCGCTGGCGACCTGGCTCCACTTGGTGGGCACTTCGACGTTGTCGAGTTTGAAAACAATCGTGCCGTCCGGATTCCGGATTTCGGACACTGTGGTCGCAAAGTCGATCCCCTGATA is part of the Puniceibacterium sp. IMCC21224 genome and harbors:
- a CDS encoding alpha/beta fold hydrolase — encoded protein: MFKTLAILSIAVLGGCSALIETRASTREADALRDWPPLGQFVDVGGGRQVHAFVTGQGPDLVLIHGASGNLRDFTFDFVDRVRNNYRVIVFDRPGLGYTDRVGDSFGGAFNTSAESPEQQAAMLWSAADRLSVTNPIVLGHSYGGSVAMAWGLNHPASALVIVSGATMPWPGKLGPSYTVLGSGLGGAVVPPFVTAFASQETINDAVRSVFAPNAAPDGYAQYVGPGLTLRRESLRANARQVNSLRPHLVQMSARYPSLDLPIELIHGDADTTVPIDVHARPLDALLPNSALNVLPGVGHMPHHVQPQTVVDAINRAAHRAGLRQEL
- the ppk2 gene encoding polyphosphate kinase 2; protein product: MTLPFDGAISAYYKNDAPKDVRDAIERADKDDILSNAYPYSEEVSKKTYEKEMKALQIELVKMQSWVRDTGARIAIVFEGRDAAGKGGTIKRFRENLNPRGARNVALAKPSDTEMTQWYFQRYITHLPAAGEIVFFDRSWYNRGVVEHVFGFCTDEQREHFFAQVNDFEKMLVQDGIHLFKLWLNVGRAEQLRRFLDREKDPLKHWKLSSIDVEGLAKWDAYSTAIHETLTRSHTKKTPWTIVRSDDKRRARLAAIRSVLGSLDYDKKDAKALGEPDKKICGGPDLWDV
- a CDS encoding TetR/AcrR family transcriptional regulator; its protein translation is MSKRGYHHGNLAQALVAAALILIEEKGPTGFTLSEAAKQAGVTPAAVYRHFAGREDLIAEAARQGYDIFADVMQYAYDSGQPSALAAFEATGRAYLAFARRYPGHYIAMFESGVSVNHSPELATASSRARAVLELAATDLSQHIPPDKRPPASMFSAHIWALSHGVVELFARNAPGSRSPFPPEDLLETGIGIYLRGLGLIRPDS
- the tgt gene encoding tRNA guanosine(34) transglycosylase Tgt, encoding MSTSFTVSARDGRARTGAISTPRGEIRTPAFMPVGTAATVKAMMPESVRATGADILLGNTYHLMLRPTAERIHALGGLHKFMNWDRPILTDSGGFQVMSLADLRKLTERGVTFKSHIDGSKHEITPERSMEIQRLLGSDIVMAFDECTPYPCTEAQALDSMRLSMRWAQRSRDAFGDRSGHMLFGIQQGSVFPDQRQESAEALKRIGFDGYAVGGLAVGEGQEMMFQTLDFAVDMLPDDKPRYLMGVGKPDDILGAVKRGIDMMDCVLPSRSGRTGQAWTRRGQLNIKNARHQDDPRPLDEDCTCPACRNYSRAYLHHVFRAQEMISGMLLTWHNLHYYQDLMQGIRESISAGRFAEFEGEFHAMRAAGDIEAL
- a CDS encoding SPFH domain-containing protein, with protein sequence MPPELQLLIDEFFSGNLIFILLALLVVIVILRAVRIVPQSEQYVVERFGRLHAVLGPGINLIVPFLDRVAHKISILERQLPTITQDAITLDNVLVQVDTSVFYRIIEPEKTVYRIRDVDAAISTTVAGIVRSEIGKMELDQVQSNRGTLTATIKEQIFAVVDDWGIEVTRAELLDVNLDQATRSAMLQQLNAERARRAQVTEAEGKKRAVELGADADLYASEQAAKARRVLADADAYATGVIAQAIAAGGLEAAQYQVALKQVDALNALGAGEGKQTIVLPANALEAFGDAFKMLKGKLP
- the rimK gene encoding 30S ribosomal protein S6--L-glutamate ligase, producing MHDDLPETPDLIRFGWEEWVALPDLGLPSLRAKVDTGARTSALHAFDIETFGPAAAPRVRFTIHPIPGRDDLIIPCSAPIVDRRTVTSSNGESESRYVIASTLRVGGNSWRIELTLTNRDRMNSRMLLGREALKDHITIVATDRFCQPELSYDVYSSQTVRTSAPKRALRVAVLSREDNYSTRRLVQEGESRGHTVEVIDTTRCYMAINAMAPEVHYDGARLPRYDVVIPRIGTSVTAYGTAVIRQFETIGTFCVNGSEGITASRDKLHAHQLMAQHKIGMPNTAFASSPKDTDSLMRLVGTAPLIVKLLESTQGKGVVLAETKKAAQSVIDAFRGLRANFLVQDFVKESAGEDIRCLVVGTKVVAAMKRTGADGDFRSNLHQGGTAQVVRITKEERETAVRAARAFKLNLAGVDLLRSDTGPKVLEVNSSPGLEGIENATKKNIAGLLYDHVEERVRPAPVRRRKVLG
- a CDS encoding SUF system Fe-S cluster assembly protein gives rise to the protein MQDASPQLEGAPLIAPSSTDHPLYEQVVEACRGVYDPEIPVNIYDLGLIYTIDISPENAVAVTMSLTAPGCPVAGEMPGWVAEAIEPLAGIKQVDVELTFEPPWGMEMMSDEARLELGFM